A single Acidobacteriota bacterium DNA region contains:
- a CDS encoding thiamine diphosphokinase, translated as MTLFEGSLLVANAPLKWHPRLARMASTASPLLAADGGANHLARIGLRPEKVIGDLDSISTSARAWLGEPSMLHLPDQSRTDLDKAVAYAFDEMGVERLTVLAALGGRTDHDASNLGLLARLAMGERLVFEDVGQRVLALIGEAALLAAPGEAWSFWTFDPAVRVSIDGVRWQVRDADLSAGTTPSISNEATGEEIRIQATGGAVVVARHYR; from the coding sequence ATGACGCTCTTCGAGGGATCCCTGCTGGTCGCAAATGCACCCCTGAAATGGCATCCAAGACTGGCACGCATGGCGTCCACGGCGAGCCCTCTGCTGGCGGCGGATGGCGGCGCCAACCACCTTGCCCGTATCGGACTTCGGCCAGAAAAGGTGATCGGCGACCTCGACTCCATCAGCACAAGCGCCAGGGCCTGGCTCGGAGAGCCGAGCATGCTCCACCTCCCGGACCAGAGTCGGACGGACCTCGACAAGGCAGTCGCGTATGCGTTCGATGAGATGGGAGTCGAGCGACTCACCGTGCTGGCAGCCCTCGGAGGCCGCACGGATCACGATGCCAGCAACCTGGGGTTGCTCGCTCGGCTGGCAATGGGCGAGCGATTGGTTTTCGAGGATGTCGGTCAGCGGGTCCTGGCCTTGATCGGGGAAGCCGCGCTGCTCGCCGCCCCGGGTGAGGCCTGGTCATTCTGGACCTTCGACCCGGCGGTCCGGGTCTCGATTGACGGAGTTCGCTGGCAGGTTCGTGATGCCGACCTCAGCGCTGGGACCACGCCCTCGATATCAAACGAAGCGACCGGGGAAGAGATCCGCATCCAGGCGACCGGCGGCGCCGTCGTCGTAGCGCGCCACTACCGTTAG